A single Lolium perenne isolate Kyuss_39 chromosome 6, Kyuss_2.0, whole genome shotgun sequence DNA region contains:
- the LOC127308988 gene encoding transcription termination factor MTEF18, mitochondrial, whose product MLRRTILIRLLSSPSTSPVASLHRLLSAAAPAVSPNPSFAVEDYLVGTCGLTRAQALKASAKLSHLKSPTNPDAVLAFLTGLSLSSADVASAVAKDPQLLCANVEKTLAPVVAGLAGHGLAQAEIARFVSLGRPISRCRSVVSNLPYYLSLFGSVENLFRFLKKGSGLLGCSLEKVVKPNVVFLRKCGLGDCDISKLFLSTPRLLAANPEHVQAMVASAQGLGVPPGSAMFKRMLQAVTLVSEETIAAKLEYLKNMFRWSDAQVRIAVCKAPGVLTKSKESLQSRSKFLISDVGLAPAYIAQRSVMLTYSLEGRIRPRYYVLKFLKEKGLLPQDRDYYSVLSISEKVFMEKFICPHKEAAPKLAQDYAAACRGKMPTRFRFT is encoded by the coding sequence aTGCTCCGACGAACCATCCTCATCCGCCTCCTCTCTTCTCCCTCCACCTCGCCCGTAGCAtctctccaccgcctcctctccgCCGCGGCGCCCGCCgtttccccaaaccctagcttcgccGTGGAGGACTACCTCGTCGGCACCTGCGGCCTCACCCGAGCCCAGGCACTCAAGGCCTCCGCCAAGCTCTCCCACCTCAAGTCCCCCACCAATCCCGACGCCGTCCTCGCCTTCCTCACCGGCCTCAGCCTCTCGAGCGCCGACGTGGCCTCCGCCGTCGCCAAGGACCCGCAGTTACTCTGCGCGAACGTGGAGAAAACCCTGGCCCCCGTCGTCGCCGGGCTCGCCGGCCACGGCCTCGCACAGGCTGAGATCGCGCGCTTCGTCTCGCTCGGCCGCCCCATCTCCCGCTGCAGGTCCGTCGTCTCCAATCTACCCTACTACCTGTCGCTCTTCGGCTCCGTCGAGAACCTCTTCAGGTTTCTCAAGAAGGGCTCCGGTCTCCTGGGATGCAGCCTCGAGAAGGTGGTCAAGCCCAATGTCGTGTTCCTGCGGAAATGCGGGCTCGGTGATTGCGATATTTCCAAGCTGTTCCTCTCTACGCCACGGTTGCTCGCCGCCAACCCGGAGCACGTCCAGGCGATGGTGGCGTCTGCCCAAGGTCTTGGTGTACCCCCTGGCTCTGCGATGTTCAAGCGCATGCTGCAGGCTGTCACATTGGTCAGCGAGGAGACGATCGCCGCCAAACTGGAGTACCTGAAGAACATGTTCAGGTGGTCGGATGCTCAAGTGCGCATTGCTGTTTGTAAGGCTCCAGGTGTGCTGACGAAATCTAAGGAGTCTCTGCAGAGCAGGTCAAAGTTCCTCATCTCTGATGTGGGGTTGGCACCGGCATACATTGCTCAGAGGTCTGTAATGCTCACTTACAGCCTGGAGGGAAGGATCAGACCCCGGTACTATGTCCTTAAGTTTCTTAAGGAAAAAGGATTGCTACCTCAAGACCGAGACTACTATAGTGTTCTCAGCATCTCCGAGAAGGTATTCATGGAGAAGTTCATATGCCCTCACAAGGAAGCTGCACCTAAACTCGCTCAAGACTATGCAGCAGCTTGCAGAGGGAAAATGCCGACTAGATTCAGATTTACATGA
- the LOC127308986 gene encoding uncharacterized protein — MPPKQYVSKKKKEVVKLLPDSSDEDEHVITQDHNMECQSGLNNEDHVHIGTTMLDEMLQQRHVRVEPQFEPLPESSFIVAAREKASQTGCCSAQPRQGDLAKEVEEIKQAKNNASAKKKEEAMQARIRKEEEAVALKAQIAKLKADESQQKKMLAAQKKKEEQAAKKE, encoded by the exons ATGCCACCAAAGCAATATGTCagcaagaagaaaaaagaagttgTTAAACTCCTTCCGGATTCATCTGATGAAGATGAGCATGTTATCACTCAG GATCACAACATGGAATGTCAATCTGGGTTGAACAATGAAGATCATGTTCACATTGGCACGACAATGCTTGATGAGATGCTCCAACAG AGACATGTTCGTGTGGAGCCACAGTTTGAGCCACTGCCCGAATCATCTTTCATCGTAGCTGCTCGGGAAAAGGCCAGTCAGACAGGTTGCTGTTCAGCACAACCAAGACAGGGAGATTTGGCAAAAGAGGTAGAAGAAATTAAGCAAGCTAAGAACAATGCATCAGCTAAGAAGAAAGAAGAGGCAATGCAAGCAAGGATTAGAAAAGAAGAAGAGGCAGTAGCACTGAAAGCGCAGATTGCAAAGTTAAAAGCAGATGAGTCACAACAAAAGAAGATGTTGGCTGCacagaagaaaaaggaagaacAAGCTGCAAAGAAAGAATAA